The window GGATGTCTTTGATTCTGAATCCCTCCCTCTGGAAGATTCCTACTATCAGATACCGCCAGAAAAACTCATACTCACTAACCATACAGCAGGTTTCAGCCGCGAACGGGAGACACACCAGTATACTATCGGTATGCAGAACCTGACTAATTTCTTAAAGGGTTTTGGCATTACAAACAATTGTACCCGCGGCATAGAGGACACAGATGCCTTCCAAAAACGGGGAGCCAAAATCTACGGCATAAGCAAATAACAGGAGGAACAATATGAAGTATAATTTTATTCCAAAAACCAATTTATTAGTCTCCGAACTCAGCCTTGGCGCAATGACTTTTGGCGGACAGACAGATGAAGCAGATAGTATGTCAATCATGGACTATGCTTTCGAGCATGGTATCAATGTGCTCGATACTGCCAATGCGTATAACCAGGGCAAAAGCGAAGAAATTGCCGGCAAGTGGGTTAAAAACCACCGTGAAAAAGTTATCCTTGCCACAAAAGTCGGAAACGAGGTAGTACCCGGCGATGGCAGCGGCGGACTTGGGAGACGGACTATCCGTATGCAGTTCGACGCCAGCAGGAAGAGATTAGATACAGACTACATTGATATCTATTACCTGCATCAGCCAGACTACCATACTTGCCTGGAAGAGACACTGGACACCATGAATGAGCTTGTACATAAAGGATTGGTACATTACATCGGCGTAAGCAACTATGCCGCATGGCAGATAGCAGATATTCTTGCCATCTGTGAGAAGTACGATTATGTACGCCCTATTATGACGCAGAATGTCTACAACCTGATTACCCGGGGGATTGAAGCAGAGCTTCTTCCGTTTTTAAAAACCCACCAGGTCGGCATGACCGCCTATAACCCGCTGGCTGCCGGTATGCTGGCAGGAAAACATAAGCCAGGAAAACCCGCAGAGGGAACCAGGTTCGCGCTTCAGTCCGCTTACTATGACCGCTACTGGTCGGACGAAAACTTCACAGCCATTGAAAAGCTGAAAGAGATTGCAGAAAACCTGCATATCACCCCACTGCAGCTTGCCATGAAATGGGTATCCCAGCAGCCATCTGTAACTACAACACTCACAGGTGTCAGCCGGCTGACACAGTTGGAGCAAAACATTGCTTCTGTAGAAATTGACCCGTTTGATGAGGAAACTTTAGATGCCTGTGAAGCAGTATGGAAATCTTTAGCCGGCACCCGTTTTGCGTATAACCGATAACCCCAAAACCCGAAAAGGAGAAAAATTATGTTAGTAACTATGGGAGAGCTTCTCCAAAAAGCCAAAAAAGGCCACTATGCAGTTTGTGCCCCAAGCAATGCAGATGAAATCTCACTGCGCGCCTCCATCGATGCCGCCAAAGAAGCGCAGGCACCGGTCATTATTAACCTGAACTATACTATACATCCAGATATTAAATTCTTCGCACGCATGGTGCGGGATATTGCTAATGAAACATCGATCCCCATCGCATTAAACCAGGATCATGGGGCCAAATACGAGCACGCTATCCGGGCCATCCAGGCAGGATTTACCTCTGTCATGGTGGATCGTTCCACGCTGCCCTTTGAAGAAAACATTGCACAGGTCAGCGAGATCGTAAAAGTGGCCCACGCATGTGGTGTTACCGTGGAAGCAGAGCTAGGCCATGTGGGGTATGCCGCAAAGGATGATATGGATGAGCGCTCTTTAACTGACCCGGATCAGGCAAAGGAATACTGCGAACGCACGAAAGTGGACTGCCTGGCTGTCTCTATCGGAACTGTCCACGGAACTTACAAAGGCACTCCTCATATCGATTTCGACCTGCTGAAAAAACTAAATGACATTGTGGAGGTTCCCCTAGTACTCCACGGCGGTTCCGGGACTGGAGAAGATAAGCTGGCACGCGCCTGCCACGAAGGTATCTGTAAAATTAATATTGGCACGGACGTTATGCAAAAAGGCCGTGATGCAGTCTTAGAAACTGAGGTTTCCGCCCCTCACTTTACACTTCACAGCTTCTATGAGGGTTATAAGAAAGAACTCATCCGCTATATGAAAATGTTTGGTTCTGCCGGACAGGCTTAAAACTCATTTGGACGGGTGCAGTAACTGCGCCCGTCAATAAGCACTTTAAATCAGAGGCTTTATTCTCCCTGCGCCTGTGCCATTTCATAGAAACGGGTAAGCTCAGGCGTAAAGTTCTTCACAGAATTTTTCGCCACCTTTTCAATATGTCCTGCCAGTGCTGCGCCGTCCAACTCTGTGTCCCGTGCGTCCAGTACCTCCAAGAGCATATTGACATTGACTCCTGCCACCGCGCACAGAGGACGGGTTCTGCCAATTTTCATCACAGTATTAAACGGTGTGCCCCCCAGTATATCTACAAAGATAAAGACATCTCCGTCATACCGGCCGAGCACTTTTTCCATCTCTTCCTGATATTCCTCCTGGCTTACGCCTGGAAGCAGTGGAAGTGCCTCAACATCCTTTACCT of the Luxibacter massiliensis genome contains:
- a CDS encoding aldo/keto reductase: MKYNFIPKTNLLVSELSLGAMTFGGQTDEADSMSIMDYAFEHGINVLDTANAYNQGKSEEIAGKWVKNHREKVILATKVGNEVVPGDGSGGLGRRTIRMQFDASRKRLDTDYIDIYYLHQPDYHTCLEETLDTMNELVHKGLVHYIGVSNYAAWQIADILAICEKYDYVRPIMTQNVYNLITRGIEAELLPFLKTHQVGMTAYNPLAAGMLAGKHKPGKPAEGTRFALQSAYYDRYWSDENFTAIEKLKEIAENLHITPLQLAMKWVSQQPSVTTTLTGVSRLTQLEQNIASVEIDPFDEETLDACEAVWKSLAGTRFAYNR
- a CDS encoding class II fructose-bisphosphate aldolase, whose amino-acid sequence is MLVTMGELLQKAKKGHYAVCAPSNADEISLRASIDAAKEAQAPVIINLNYTIHPDIKFFARMVRDIANETSIPIALNQDHGAKYEHAIRAIQAGFTSVMVDRSTLPFEENIAQVSEIVKVAHACGVTVEAELGHVGYAAKDDMDERSLTDPDQAKEYCERTKVDCLAVSIGTVHGTYKGTPHIDFDLLKKLNDIVEVPLVLHGGSGTGEDKLARACHEGICKINIGTDVMQKGRDAVLETEVSAPHFTLHSFYEGYKKELIRYMKMFGSAGQA
- a CDS encoding PTS sugar transporter subunit IIA, producing the protein MTNFKKIPTILVATHGTFCKELIKTVSLLYGEVKDVEALPLLPGVSQEEYQEEMEKVLGRYDGDVFIFVDILGGTPFNTVMKIGRTRPLCAVAGVNVNMLLEVLDARDTELDGAALAGHIEKVAKNSVKNFTPELTRFYEMAQAQGE